Proteins from one Panicum virgatum strain AP13 chromosome 7K, P.virgatum_v5, whole genome shotgun sequence genomic window:
- the LOC120640630 gene encoding G-type lectin S-receptor-like serine/threonine-protein kinase B120, with protein sequence MEFLLIHRARAAARLISWRSPDDPSTGDFSFGLDPVSNLQLIIWNGTKIYCRISVWNGVLGGMYPSSPSSMVYQTIVNKGDEFYLEIVVSGGSPYSRIMLDHTGTMKLLTWESNSSAWTVISARPEGSYGLYDSCGPNSYCDFTGAALACHCLEGFESVGLNSSRGCRRTEPLQCSKGSHFVALPGMRVPDKFVLLRNRTFEQCTAECSRNCSCTAYAYANLSSAVVDQSRCLVWTGKLVDTWKSSNYGEELYLRLANPPVKTKTNLVKIVLPVIACLLLPICIALVCIYKFKAGKWRKEEIQKKLMLGYLGNSNELGDKNVEFSFLSFDDIVAATDNFSDCHMLGRGGFGKVYKGMLKGGKEVAVKRLSQGSGQGIDEFRNEVVLLVKLQHRNLVRLLGCCIHEEEKLQIYEYLPNKSLDAFLFDNSRKHVLDWPIRFKIVKGVARGLLYLHQDSRLTIIHRDLKASNILLDTEMSPKISDFGMARIFGGNQQLANTTRVVGTYKVIHVLFNAQ encoded by the exons ATGGAGTTCTTGTTGATCCACAGGGCTCGTGCGGCGGCTCGCCTGATTTCTTGGAGGAGCCCTGATGACCCATCCACCGGAGACTTCTCGTTCGGCCTCGACCCCGTCTCGAACCTCCAGTTGATCATTTGGAACGGGACAAAGATATACTGCCGCATCAGCGTGTGGAACGGTGTACTGGGCGGCATGTACCCAAGCAGCCCCAGCTCCATGGTGTACCAGACCATCGTCAACAAAGGGGATGAGTTCTACCTTGAAATTGTGGTCTCCGGCGGCTCACCATACTCGCGGATCATGCTCGATCACACAGGCACCATGAAGCTCCTGACCTGGGAGAGCAATTCATCAGCATGGACGGTGATCTCTGCGCGCCCTGAAGGCAGCTACGGCCTTTATGACTCGTGTGGCCCGAACAGCTACTGCGACTTCACTGGGGCTGCCCTGGCATGCCACTGCCTCGAGGGCTTTGAGTCCGTAGGTCTCAACTCTTCCAGAGGATGCCGGAGAACAGAACCGCTGCAGTGCAGCAAGGGAAGTCACTTCGTGGCCCTGCCCGGGATGAGAGTTCCTGACAAGTTCGTGCTCCTCCGGAACAGAACCTTTGAGCAGTGCACGGCCGAATGCAGCCGGAATTGCTCGTGCACTGCCTATGCTTACGCCAACTTGAGCAGTGCCGTGGTAGACCAGTCAAGGTGCTTGGTTTGGACCGGGAAGCTTGTCGATACATGGAAAAGCAGCAACTATGGCGAGGAGCTATACCTCAGGCTTGCCAACCCTCCTG TTAAAACGAAGACCAATCTAGTAAAGATTGTACTCCCGGTTATAGCATGCCTGCTGCTCCCCATATGCATAGCCCTTGTCTGCATATACAAATTCAAAG CAGGTAAATGGCGAAAAGAGGAAATTCAGAAGAAACTGATGCTAGGATACTTGGGCAACTCCAATGAACTTGGAGACAAAAATGTAGAATTTTCATTTCTTAGCTTCGATGACATTGTTGCTGCAACCGACAATTTCTCTGACTGCCATATGCTTGGAAGAGGAGGCTTTGGCAAAGTTTACAAG GGAATGTTGAAAGGTGGCAAAGAAGTTGCTGTCAAAAGGCTTAGTCAAGGTTCCGGGCAAGGTATTGATGAATTCAGAAACGAAGTAGTTCTACTTGTCAAACTACAGCACAGAAACCTAGTTAGACTACTTGGTTGCTGTATTCATGAAGAAGAGAAGTTACAGATCTACGAATACTTGCCCAACAAAAGCCTGGATGCCTTCCTTTTTG ACAATTCAAGAAAACATGTGCTCGATTGGCCAATACGGTTCAAAATAGTTAAAGGAGTAGCAAGAGGCCTTCTATATCTCCACCAAGATTCAAGATTAACAATAATTCATAGAGATCTTAAAGCAAGTAACATCCTGTTGGACACAGAAATGAGTCCCAAAATATCTGATTTCGGTATGGCAAGAATCTTTGGTGGAAACCAGCAACTAGCAAACACTACCCGTGTTGTTGGGACATATAAAGTAATTCATGTTCTGTTCAATGCTCAATAA